In Anser cygnoides isolate HZ-2024a breed goose chromosome Z, Taihu_goose_T2T_genome, whole genome shotgun sequence, a genomic segment contains:
- the TPM2 gene encoding tropomyosin beta chain isoform X3 produces the protein MEAIKKKMQMLKLDKENAIDRAEQAEADKKQAEDRCKQLEEEQQGLQKKLKGTEDEVEKYSESVKEAQEKLEQAEKKATDAEAEVASLNRRIQLVEEELDRAQERLATALQKLEEAEKAADESERGMKVIENRAMKDEEKMELQEMQLKEAKHIAEEADRKYEEVARKLVVLEGELERSEERAEVAESKCGDLEEELKIVTNNLKSLEAQADKYSTKEDKYEEEIKLLGEKLKEAETRAEFAERSVAKLEKTIDDLEESLASAKEENVGIHQVLDQTLLELNNL, from the exons aTGGAGGCCATCAAGAAGAAGATGCAGATGCTCAAGCTGGACAAGGAGAACGCCATCGACCGAGCCGAGCAGGCGGAGGCTGACAAGAAGCAGGCGGAGGACCGCTGCAAGCAG ctggaggaggaacAGCAGGGCCTGCAGAAGAAGCTGAAGGGCACGGAGGATGAGGTGGAGAAGTACTCCGAGTCCGTCAAGGAGGCCCAggagaagctggagcaggcggaGAAGAAAGCCACGGAC GCCGAAGCTGAGGTGGCCTCTCTGAACCGCCGCATccagctggtggaggaggagctggACCGGGCCCAGGAGCGCCTGGCCACCGCCCTGCAGAAGCTGGAGGAGGCCGAGAAGGCGGCGGATGAGAGCGAGAG AGGCATGAAGGTCATCGAGAACAGGGCCATGAAGGACGAGGAGAAGATGGAGCTCCAGGAAATGCAGCTGAAGGAGGCCAAGCACATAGCAGAAGAGGCCGACCGCAAATACGAGGAG GTCGCCCGCAAGCTGGTCGTCCTTGAGGGAGAGCTGGAGCGCTCGGAGGAGAGGGCAGAGGTTGCGGAGAG TAAATGTGGTGACCTAGAGGAGGAGCTGAAAATTGTCACCAACAACTTGAAGTCCCTGGAGGCCCAGGCCGACAAG TATTCCACCAAGGAGGACAAGTACGAGGAGGAAATCAAGCTCCTAGGGGAAAAACTGAAGGAG GCGGAGACCCGGGCAGAGTTTGCCGAGCGGTCTGTGGCGAAGCTGGAGAAAACCATCGATGACTTGGAAG
- the TPM2 gene encoding tropomyosin beta chain isoform X5: MEAIKKKMQMLKLDKENAIDRAEQAEADKKQAEDRCKQLEEEQQGLQKKLKGTEDEVEKYSESVKEAQEKLEQAEKKATDAEAEVASLNRRIQLVEEELDRAQERLATALQKLEEAEKAADESERGMKVIENRAMKDEEKMELQEMQLKEAKHIAEEADRKYEEVARKLVVLEGELERSEERAEVAESRVRQLEEELRTMDQTLKSLIASEEEYSTKEDKYEEEIKLLGEKLKEAETRAEFAERSVAKLEKTIDDLEESLASAKEENVGIHQVLDQTLLELNNL, from the exons aTGGAGGCCATCAAGAAGAAGATGCAGATGCTCAAGCTGGACAAGGAGAACGCCATCGACCGAGCCGAGCAGGCGGAGGCTGACAAGAAGCAGGCGGAGGACCGCTGCAAGCAG ctggaggaggaacAGCAGGGCCTGCAGAAGAAGCTGAAGGGCACGGAGGATGAGGTGGAGAAGTACTCCGAGTCCGTCAAGGAGGCCCAggagaagctggagcaggcggaGAAGAAAGCCACGGAC GCCGAAGCTGAGGTGGCCTCTCTGAACCGCCGCATccagctggtggaggaggagctggACCGGGCCCAGGAGCGCCTGGCCACCGCCCTGCAGAAGCTGGAGGAGGCCGAGAAGGCGGCGGATGAGAGCGAGAG AGGCATGAAGGTCATCGAGAACAGGGCCATGAAGGACGAGGAGAAGATGGAGCTCCAGGAAATGCAGCTGAAGGAGGCCAAGCACATAGCAGAAGAGGCCGACCGCAAATACGAGGAG GTCGCCCGCAAGCTGGTCGTCCTTGAGGGAGAGCTGGAGCGCTCGGAGGAGAGGGCAGAGGTTGCGGAGAG CCGAGTGAgacagctggaggaggagctgcGGACCATGGACCAGACCCTCAAATCCCTCATTGCCTCAGAGGAAGAG TATTCCACCAAGGAGGACAAGTACGAGGAGGAAATCAAGCTCCTAGGGGAAAAACTGAAGGAG GCGGAGACCCGGGCAGAGTTTGCCGAGCGGTCTGTGGCGAAGCTGGAGAAAACCATCGATGACTTGGAAG
- the TPM2 gene encoding tropomyosin beta chain isoform X2 produces MEAIKKKMQMLKLDKENAIDRAEQAEADKKQAEDRCKQLEEEQQGLQKKLKGTEDEVEKYSESVKEAQEKLEQAEKKATDAEAEVASLNRRIQLVEEELDRAQERLATALQKLEEAEKAADESERGMKVIENRAMKDEEKMELQEMQLKEAKHIAEEADRKYEEVARKLVVLEGELERSEERAEVAESKCGDLEEELKIVTNNLKSLEAQADKYSTKEDKYEEEIKLLGEKLKEAETRAEFAERSVAKLEKTIDDLEDEVYAQKMKYKAISEELDNALNDITSL; encoded by the exons aTGGAGGCCATCAAGAAGAAGATGCAGATGCTCAAGCTGGACAAGGAGAACGCCATCGACCGAGCCGAGCAGGCGGAGGCTGACAAGAAGCAGGCGGAGGACCGCTGCAAGCAG ctggaggaggaacAGCAGGGCCTGCAGAAGAAGCTGAAGGGCACGGAGGATGAGGTGGAGAAGTACTCCGAGTCCGTCAAGGAGGCCCAggagaagctggagcaggcggaGAAGAAAGCCACGGAC GCCGAAGCTGAGGTGGCCTCTCTGAACCGCCGCATccagctggtggaggaggagctggACCGGGCCCAGGAGCGCCTGGCCACCGCCCTGCAGAAGCTGGAGGAGGCCGAGAAGGCGGCGGATGAGAGCGAGAG AGGCATGAAGGTCATCGAGAACAGGGCCATGAAGGACGAGGAGAAGATGGAGCTCCAGGAAATGCAGCTGAAGGAGGCCAAGCACATAGCAGAAGAGGCCGACCGCAAATACGAGGAG GTCGCCCGCAAGCTGGTCGTCCTTGAGGGAGAGCTGGAGCGCTCGGAGGAGAGGGCAGAGGTTGCGGAGAG TAAATGTGGTGACCTAGAGGAGGAGCTGAAAATTGTCACCAACAACTTGAAGTCCCTGGAGGCCCAGGCCGACAAG TATTCCACCAAGGAGGACAAGTACGAGGAGGAAATCAAGCTCCTAGGGGAAAAACTGAAGGAG GCGGAGACCCGGGCAGAGTTTGCCGAGCGGTCTGTGGCGAAGCTGGAGAAAACCATCGATGACTTGGAAG ACGAAGTGTATGCGCAGAAGATGAAGTACAAAGCCATCAGCGAGGAGCTGGACAATGCGCTTAATGACATCACCTCCCTCTGA
- the TPM2 gene encoding tropomyosin beta chain isoform X4, whose translation MEAIKKKMQMLKLDKENAIDRAEQAEADKKQAEDRCKQLEEEQQGLQKKLKGTEDEVEKYSESVKEAQEKLEQAEKKATDAEAEVASLNRRIQLVEEELDRAQERLATALQKLEEAEKAADESERGMKVIENRAMKDEEKMELQEMQLKEAKHIAEEADRKYEEVARKLVVLEGELERSEERAEVAESRVRQLEEELRTMDQTLKSLIASEEEYSTKEDKYEEEIKLLGEKLKEAETRAEFAERSVAKLEKTIDDLEDEVYAQKMKYKAISEELDNALNDITSL comes from the exons aTGGAGGCCATCAAGAAGAAGATGCAGATGCTCAAGCTGGACAAGGAGAACGCCATCGACCGAGCCGAGCAGGCGGAGGCTGACAAGAAGCAGGCGGAGGACCGCTGCAAGCAG ctggaggaggaacAGCAGGGCCTGCAGAAGAAGCTGAAGGGCACGGAGGATGAGGTGGAGAAGTACTCCGAGTCCGTCAAGGAGGCCCAggagaagctggagcaggcggaGAAGAAAGCCACGGAC GCCGAAGCTGAGGTGGCCTCTCTGAACCGCCGCATccagctggtggaggaggagctggACCGGGCCCAGGAGCGCCTGGCCACCGCCCTGCAGAAGCTGGAGGAGGCCGAGAAGGCGGCGGATGAGAGCGAGAG AGGCATGAAGGTCATCGAGAACAGGGCCATGAAGGACGAGGAGAAGATGGAGCTCCAGGAAATGCAGCTGAAGGAGGCCAAGCACATAGCAGAAGAGGCCGACCGCAAATACGAGGAG GTCGCCCGCAAGCTGGTCGTCCTTGAGGGAGAGCTGGAGCGCTCGGAGGAGAGGGCAGAGGTTGCGGAGAG CCGAGTGAgacagctggaggaggagctgcGGACCATGGACCAGACCCTCAAATCCCTCATTGCCTCAGAGGAAGAG TATTCCACCAAGGAGGACAAGTACGAGGAGGAAATCAAGCTCCTAGGGGAAAAACTGAAGGAG GCGGAGACCCGGGCAGAGTTTGCCGAGCGGTCTGTGGCGAAGCTGGAGAAAACCATCGATGACTTGGAAG ACGAAGTGTATGCGCAGAAGATGAAGTACAAAGCCATCAGCGAGGAGCTGGACAATGCGCTTAATGACATCACCTCCCTCTGA
- the TPM2 gene encoding tropomyosin beta chain isoform X8, which translates to MAGISSIDAVKKKIQSLQQVADEAEERAEHLQREADAERQARERAEAEVASLNRRIQLVEEELDRAQERLATALQKLEEAEKAADESERGMKVIENRAMKDEEKMELQEMQLKEAKHIAEEADRKYEEVARKLVVLEGELERSEERAEVAESRVRQLEEELRTMDQTLKSLIASEEEYSTKEDKYEEEIKLLGEKLKEAETRAEFAERSVAKLEKTIDDLEDEVYAQKMKYKAISEELDNALNDITSL; encoded by the exons ATGGCCGGCATCAGCTCCATCGACGCCGTCAAGAAGAAGAtccagagcctgcagcaggtGGCCGACGAGGCGGAGGAGCGCGCCGAGCACCTGCAGCGGGAGGCCGATGCCGAGCGGCAGGCCCGGGAGCGG GCCGAAGCTGAGGTGGCCTCTCTGAACCGCCGCATccagctggtggaggaggagctggACCGGGCCCAGGAGCGCCTGGCCACCGCCCTGCAGAAGCTGGAGGAGGCCGAGAAGGCGGCGGATGAGAGCGAGAG AGGCATGAAGGTCATCGAGAACAGGGCCATGAAGGACGAGGAGAAGATGGAGCTCCAGGAAATGCAGCTGAAGGAGGCCAAGCACATAGCAGAAGAGGCCGACCGCAAATACGAGGAG GTCGCCCGCAAGCTGGTCGTCCTTGAGGGAGAGCTGGAGCGCTCGGAGGAGAGGGCAGAGGTTGCGGAGAG CCGAGTGAgacagctggaggaggagctgcGGACCATGGACCAGACCCTCAAATCCCTCATTGCCTCAGAGGAAGAG TATTCCACCAAGGAGGACAAGTACGAGGAGGAAATCAAGCTCCTAGGGGAAAAACTGAAGGAG GCGGAGACCCGGGCAGAGTTTGCCGAGCGGTCTGTGGCGAAGCTGGAGAAAACCATCGATGACTTGGAAG ACGAAGTGTATGCGCAGAAGATGAAGTACAAAGCCATCAGCGAGGAGCTGGACAATGCGCTTAATGACATCACCTCCCTCTGA
- the TPM2 gene encoding tropomyosin beta chain isoform X6: protein MAGISSIDAVKKKIQSLQQVADEAEERAEHLQREADAERQARERAEAEVASLNRRIQLVEEELDRAQERLATALQKLEEAEKAADESERGMKVIENRAMKDEEKMELQEMQLKEAKHIAEEADRKYEEVARKLVVLEGELERSEERAEVAESKCGDLEEELKIVTNNLKSLEAQADKYSTKEDKYEEEIKLLGEKLKEAETRAEFAERSVAKLEKTIDDLEDEVYAQKMKYKAISEELDNALNDITSL from the exons ATGGCCGGCATCAGCTCCATCGACGCCGTCAAGAAGAAGAtccagagcctgcagcaggtGGCCGACGAGGCGGAGGAGCGCGCCGAGCACCTGCAGCGGGAGGCCGATGCCGAGCGGCAGGCCCGGGAGCGG GCCGAAGCTGAGGTGGCCTCTCTGAACCGCCGCATccagctggtggaggaggagctggACCGGGCCCAGGAGCGCCTGGCCACCGCCCTGCAGAAGCTGGAGGAGGCCGAGAAGGCGGCGGATGAGAGCGAGAG AGGCATGAAGGTCATCGAGAACAGGGCCATGAAGGACGAGGAGAAGATGGAGCTCCAGGAAATGCAGCTGAAGGAGGCCAAGCACATAGCAGAAGAGGCCGACCGCAAATACGAGGAG GTCGCCCGCAAGCTGGTCGTCCTTGAGGGAGAGCTGGAGCGCTCGGAGGAGAGGGCAGAGGTTGCGGAGAG TAAATGTGGTGACCTAGAGGAGGAGCTGAAAATTGTCACCAACAACTTGAAGTCCCTGGAGGCCCAGGCCGACAAG TATTCCACCAAGGAGGACAAGTACGAGGAGGAAATCAAGCTCCTAGGGGAAAAACTGAAGGAG GCGGAGACCCGGGCAGAGTTTGCCGAGCGGTCTGTGGCGAAGCTGGAGAAAACCATCGATGACTTGGAAG ACGAAGTGTATGCGCAGAAGATGAAGTACAAAGCCATCAGCGAGGAGCTGGACAATGCGCTTAATGACATCACCTCCCTCTGA